The Xanthomonas rydalmerensis genomic interval CGTCGGCCATCAGCACCCGGTCGCCGTCGCCGTCGAAGGCGATGCCCAGGTGCGCGCCATGGTCGCGCACGTTGGCGGCAAGATTGTCGATGTGCATCGAACCGACGCCGGCGTTGATGTTGAGCCCGTCCGGCGCCGCGCCGATCGCGATCACCTCCGCACCCAGTTCGCGGAACAGCAGCGGCGCGATGTGGTAGGTCGCGCCGTGCGCGCAGTCCAGCACCAGCTTCAGCCCGCGCAGGTCGAAACCGCGCGGCACGCTGGCCTTGCAGAACTCGATGTAGCGGCCGATCGCCTCGCGCGCGCGCATCGCCTTGCCCAGGCGCTCGGACTCGACCGTGGCGAACGGCGCGTCCAGCGCGGCCTCGATCGCCTGCTCGGTGGCGTCGTCGAGCTTCTCGCCGTGGGCGGAAAAGAACTTGATGCCGTTGTCGTAGTGCGGATTGTGCGAGGCGCTGATGACGATGCCGGCATCGGCGCCGAGGGTGAGCGTGAGAAACGCCACCGCCGGGGTCGGCATCGGCCCGAGCAACTGCACGTTGGCGCCGGCCGCGACCAACCCAGCCTCCAGCGCCGACTCGAACATGTAGCCGGAGATGCGCGTGTCCTTGCCGATCACCACGGTCGGCCGTGCGGTACCGCCGGCGACCAGCACGCGACCCAGCGCATTGCCCAGGCGCATCACGAAATCGGCGGAAATCGCGCCCTGCCCGACCCGGCCACGGATGCCGTCGGTGCCGAAGTATTTGCGTTGGCTCATCGGAACGGGATTCGGGATTCGGAATTCGGGATTCGTTCAACGCACGGGATCCGAGCGAACTCAGCGAACCGGGCACGCGCAGCGCCACGATTCCCGCATCCCGCATCCCGAATCCCGGCGCTGGTCATGCCAGCGCTTCCGTCTTCGCCGGGGTCGGCTGCCGCATCATCAGCGCCAGCAGTTCGGACAGGCGGTCGCGCAGTTCGCGGCGGTCGCAGATCTGGTCGATGGCGCCGTGCTCGAGCAGGAACTCCGAGCGCTGGAAGCCTTCCGGCAGGGTCTCGCGCACCGTCTGCTCGATCACCCGTGGGCCGGCGAAGCCGATCAGCGCGTACGGCTCGGCGATGTTGATGTCGCCGAGCATGGCGAAGCTGGCCGACACGCCACCGGTGGTGGGATGGGTCAGCACCGATACGTACGGCAGGCCGGCTTCGCGCAGGCGACCGAGCGCGGCCGAGGTCTTGGCCATCTGCATCAGCGAGAACAGGCCTTCCTGCATGCGCGCGCCGCCGCTGGCAGAGAAGCACACGAACGGCGCGCCGATCTTCAGCGCGGTCTCCGCGGCCAGGGCGAAACGCTCGCCGACCACCGAGCCCATCGAACCGCCCATGAAGGCGAAATCGAACGAGGCCGCGACCAGCGGCTGGCCCTTGAGCAAGCCCTGCATCGCCACCAGCGCGTCGTATTCGCCGGTGCTCTTCTGCGAGGCCTTGATGCGCTCGCCGTACTTCTTCTGGTCCTTGAACTTGAGCGCGTCGGTCGGGCCCAGGCGCGCACCGATCTCGGTCGGCGCGGTGTCGGCGTCAAACAACGCAGCCAGGCGCGCGCGCGCGCGGATCGCCATGTGGTGGCCGCACTTCGGGCACACCTCCAGGTTCTCCTCCAGCTCCGGCCGGTACAGCACGGCGCTGCAGTTGGGGCACTTCTCCCACAAACCTTCAGGAACGCTGCGCTTCTTGCTGGGCGTGTTGTCGGTGCGAATGCCCGAAGGCATCAATTTGCTGAGCCAACTCATGCGATGTGACGATCCATTGGGCGGCCGCGAGAGCCGCAGAGGGGCGACAGTCTAACTCGGTCCCCCGCTGGCCTGCAGACGGTGGCGCATGGAGCGGCCAGGCCGGCAGGCATCGGCGCGGATCGCCAGCCGGGCGCCCTGTCGCGCCTCACCCACCGCGTGACCTGCGGCGTCGCCGCAGCCACCCTGGGCAGGCGACGACCGGACCGGACCAGCGGCCGTGTGCGCCATCCGAGCCGCCATGCGTGCGCCGCAGGATTCGCATGGACAGCGGGATGCGGCATCGCCGCAAACGCGAACGCCCGCGCAAGGCGGGCGTTCGCATACAGACCAGGCGTGGCTCAGCCCGCGTCCAGTGCCTGCCGCAGCGGCGTCAGGAACGCCAGGGCGGCGTCGCGCGCGGCCTGCGGACTGGTCGCCTCGGCCAGCGCCGCGACCAGCGCGCTGCCGACCACCACCCCGTCGGCGTCGACCGCCATGGCCTTGGCGCTGGCGGCGTCCTTGATGCCAAAGCCGGCCACAACCGGCACCGCGCAGCGCGCGCGCAGCTGGCGCAGGCGATCGCCGGCGGCGCGGGTATCCAGGCGGTCGGCGCCGGTCACGCCGGCGAAGCTGACGTAGTACAGATAACCACGCGCTGCATCGCACAACAGGTCGATGCGCGCATCGCTGGTGGTCGGCGAGGCCAGCACGATCAGGTCCAGCCCGGTCTCGGCGAAGATGGCCAGAGTTTCGGCCGATTCCTCCGGCGGCAGATCGACCAGCAGCACGCCGTCCACGCCGGCAGCCACCGCTTCCTCGGCGAAGCGCGCCGTGCCGTGGATCTCGACCGGGTTGAGGTAGCCCATCAGCACCACCGGGGTGGTCGCGTCGTCGCGGCGGAACGCGCTGACCGTCTCCAGCACGTAGCGCAGGCCGGCGCCGCGCGCCAGCGCGCGCTCGGAGCTGCGCTGGATGGTCGGGCCGTCGGCCATCGGGTCGGAGAACGGCACGCCCAGCTCGATCACATCGGCACCGGCCTCGACCAGCGCGTGCATCGCCGGCACGGTCGCATCCAGCGACGGATCACCGGCGGTGAGGAAGGGGATCAGGGCCTTGCGGCGTCGGGAATCGAGTCGGGCGAATGTATCGGCGATGCGCTTCATGTGGGACCTATGCGCCCCTCTCCCGGAGGAAGAGGGGTTGCGGTGAGGGTAAGGAAACGTGAGTGCACGGGGCTGCGCCCGTATCCTCATCCGGCGCTTCGCGCCACCTTCTCCCGCAGGAGAAGGGCAAAGCGTTACAGCGTCAGCCCTTCGCGCGCGGCGATGGTGTGCACGTCCTTGTCGCCGCGGCCGGACAGGTTGCACAGCACCAGCGCGTCCTTGGGCAACTCGCGCGCCAGCTTGATCGACTGCGCCACGGCGTGGCTGGACTCCAGCGCGGCGAGGATGCCCTCGGTATGCGCCAGCAGGTGGAACGCCGCCAGCGCCTCGTCGTCGGTGATGCCCTGGTAGATGGCGCGGCCGCTGTCGGCCAGGAACGCGTGCTCCGGGCCCACGCCCGGGTAGTCCAGGCCGGCGGACACCGAATGGGTCTCGACGATCTGCCCGTCGTCGTCGCAGATCACGTAGGTGCGGTTGCCGTGCAGCACGCCCGGGCGGCCGGCGGCGATCGAGGCGGCATGGCGGCCGCTGCCGATGCCGTCGCCGGCGGCCTCGGCGCCGTAGATCTTCACCGAGGCATCGTTGAGGAAGGCATGGAACAGGCCGATGGCGTTGCTGCCGCCACCCACGCAGGCGCTGATCGCGTCCGGCAGGCGGCCGTAGTCGCGCAGCATCTGTTCGCGCGCCTCGCGGCCGACGATGGCGTTGAAGTCGCGCACCATGCGCGGGTACGGATCGGGGCCGGCGACGGTGCCGATGATGTAGAAGGTGTCCTGCACGTTGGTCACCCAGTCGCGCATCGCCTCGTTGAGCGCGTCCTTGAGCGTGGCCGAGCCGGAGTGCACCGGCACCACCGTGGCGCCGAGCAGCTTCATCCGGTAGACGTTGATCTTCTGCCGCTCGATGTCGGTGGCGCCCATGTACACCACGCATTCCAGGCCCAGCCGCGCGGCCACGGTGGCGCTGGCCACGCCGTGCTGGCCGGCGCCGGTCTCGGCGATGATGCGGGTCTTGCCCATGCGGCTGGCCAGCAGCGCCTGGCCGATGGTGTTGTTGATCTTGTGCGCGCCGGTGTGGTTCAGGTCCTCGCGCTTGAGCAGGATCTGCGCGCCGCCGACTTCGCGGCTGAGCCGCTCGGCGTGGTAGATCGGGCTGGGGCGGCCGACATAGTGGATCAGGTCCTTGTCGTAGGCGGCGATGAAGGCCGGATCCTGGCGCGCGGCGTCGTAGGCGGCGGCCAGTTCCTGCAGCGGGCCGATCAGGGTCTCGGCGACGAAGCGACCGCCGTAGCGGCCGAAATGGCCGGCGGCGTCGGGATAGGCATGGAAGTCGCTGACGGGGACAGAGGACATGGCGCAACCGGGATCAACAGGACAGGCAAGCACTTTAGCGCACACGTTCTCGCAGAAAAACCGATAAAGTCTGCACGGATCCGTCAGGAAAACTCACATGACCAGCACGCGCCGCCTGCCCTCGCTCAACGCCATGCGCGCGTTCGAGGCCGCCGCGCGGCTGCGCAGCGTCGGCGCCGCGGCGGCGGAACTGCATGTCACCCACGGCGCGGTCAGCCGCCAGGTGCGGCTGCTGGAACAGGAACTGGGACTGCCGCTGCTGCAGCGCGACGGCCGCGGCATCCGCCCGACCGCCGCCGGCACGCGCCTGTGCGACGCCGCCGGCGCGGCGTTCGCACAGTTGCACGAGGCGGTGGCGGAGCTGCGCCGCCCGGCGCGCCCGGCCGCGCTGGTGCTGGGCTGTCCGGGCAGCATCCTGGCCCGCTGGATGATCCCGCGACTGCAGGCGCTGCAGCGCGACCTGCCAACGCTGACCCTGCACCTGTCCGCGCACGAGGGCGACTTCGCCGCCGACCTGGACGGCCTGGATGCCGCGCTGCTGCTGGGCCAGGCGCCGTGGCCGGCGGACTGGCAGGTCCGCGTACTGGCGCCGGAGCGGATCGGCCCGGTGCTCAGCCCCACCCTGCCGCAGGCACCGGCACTGGCCACGGCCGCGCCGGCGGCGCTGCAGGAACTGCCACTGCTGCATACGGTGTCGCGGCCGCAGGCGTGGCCGGCCTGGGCCGAGGCGCAGGGACTGGCACCGGCGCAATTGCGCTACGGCACCGGCTTCGAGCACCTGTACTACCTGCTGGAAGCGGCGCTGGCGGGGATCGGCGTGGCGATCGCGCCGCAACCGCTGGTCGCCGATGATCTGGCCAATGGCCGCCTACTGGCGCCTTGGGGTTTCGTCGAAACCGGCGGACAGTGGGCGCTGTGCACGCGCCGCGATGTCCAGGATCGGCGGGTCGACGCGCTGGCACAGTGGCTGACGCAGGAACTGCAGCGCTGACGTCGCCGCAGCGCAGGCCGCGTCGCCACAGCCTGCCAACCTTTCAGCCGCGACGTGGCGACGCGCTCAGCAGTTGGTGTTCAACTCGTGACAGTCGGCGCGGCGCACTTCCTCGACGAACTTGCGCATCTTGTGGCCGTCCTTGATCCCGGGCTGGCTTTCGATGCCGCTGGACACGTCCACGCCCCACGGCAGGGTGCCGATGATCGCGTCGAACACGTTGTCGCCAGTGATGCCGCCGGCGAGCAGGAACGGCCGGTGCAGGCCGGTCGGCAACCGCGACCAGTCAAAGGTCTTGCCCGAGCCGCCGCTCTCGCCGGGGGCGTGGCTGTCGAACAGGAAGCCGGCGGCATTGGGAAACTGCAGCTGCAGGGTGCGCGCGTTGATCTCGCCGCCGCCCATCGGTATCGCCTTCAGGTACGGCAGGTTGAAGCTGCGGCAGAAGCCGTCGTCCTCGTCGCCGTGGAACTGCAGCAGGGTCGGACGCACCGTGCGCAGCACCTCGCGCACCTCGTCCTTGGGGTTGTCGCGGAACAACGCCACCACGTCCACCATCGGCGCGGCGGCCTGGCGCATGGCCCGCGCCTCGGCCGGCGCCACCCGCCGCGGGCTGCCATGGGCGAACACGAACCCGATCGAATCCACGCCCAACTCGCCTGCCAGGCGGATGTCGCCGGCGCGGGTCATGCCGCAGAACTTGATGCGGGTGCGATACAACGTGCGATTCATAGCGTGACCTCGTCCGGAAGCGTCCAGTGGGCGGGATAGAGGGGACCGACGAAGACCAGGCCCTGCGGCGGCGCCGTGGGACCGGCGACGCGGCGGTCGCGTCCCGCGAGCAACTCGCCAATCCAGGACGCCGGCTTTTCGCCCGTCCCCACCATGACAAGGGAACCAACGATATTGCGCACCATGTGATGAAGGAATGCATTGGCCTGGACCTGGATCTCGACCAGCTCGCCGCTGCGGCTCACCGCGATCGACTGCAGCTCGCGACGCGCATGCAGCGCCTGGCACTGCACGCTGCGGAAAGCGCTGAAGTCCTGCTCGCCCAGCAAGGCCTGCGCCGCCGCGTGCATGGCCTCGGCCTGCAGCGGCCGCCGCTCCCAGCTCAGGGTCTGCCGGTACAGCGCCGGGCGTACCTGGCGGTTGAGCAGGCGGTAGCGGTAGCGGCGCGCGCGGGCGGAGAAGCGCGCGTGGAAGTCGTCGGCCACCGGCACGCACCAGCGCACGCACACCGAGGGCGGCAGCCGCGCGGTGGCGCCCAGCATCCAGCCGCGCGCCGGGCGCGGCGCGGCGCAATCGAAATGCACCACCTGACATTCGCCGTGCACGCCGGCATCGGTGCGACCGGCGCAGACCACGCTCACCGGGGCGTCGGCCACCGACGACAGCGCCGCCTGCAGCGTCGCCTGCACGCTGGGGCCGCCGCTCTCGCCGAGCTGCTGCCACCCCTGGAACTCGCTGCCGTCGTATTCCACGCCTAGTGCGTAGCGCATGGCGACCTCCGCTGCAGTGCGCCATCGAGGTGGACGTGTTGTGCGGTCGCCTCGCGCAAGGACGAGCGCAGCGTGGCTGTTAACAAGCAGACGCGGCGGAAGTACCCCTGCCAGGCCGGGAGCGCGCGCGCAACTGCGCTCGCCCGCCGCTGACGGGCGTGCTGCCGCAAGGCCGTCCCGATCCAGGCCGGACGGCCGCGGCGAGCGCGCCGCGCGCCGCCTGCCGCCATCAGTCCAGCCGTCCCAGCAATTGCAGCGCCTCGGCGCGCGCGGCCGGGTCGCCGCTGGCCGCGACCTCGGTCAGCAAGGTGCGTGCGGTCTCGTTGTCGCCCAGATCCATGTACGCCACCGCCAGCTCCAGCCGCTCGCGGCCCGCCGGCGGATACGGCGACGACGCTTCGGCCGCTGCGGGTGCTGCAGGTGCGGGCGCAGGTACGACGGGCTGGTGCCAGGTCGGCTCCTGCCGGCCGGCGCCGGCATCGGTGTCGACATGGGCGTCGACGTTCGGCACCGCGGACAGCGGCGACGGCTGCGGCCAGGCCGCCTCGGCCGCGGACTCGGCGGCCGGTGCGGGCTCCGGACGGGCGTCGGCTGTGTCGATGGAATGGACCTCGTCGTTGCCCGCGGACAGCGGCGCATCGGCCGGCGCATGGCGCACCGACTGCTGCGCCAGCACGCGCTCGAAGGCGTCGTCGTCGAGCGCGACGTGGTGATCGGCGTGATCGGCGTGATCGTCGGCAGCGTGGTCGGCGTGATCGGGGCGCTCCCACTCCGCCAATGCCTCCTCGTCGCGGGCGGCCGTGGCGTCCTCGGCCAGCGGCTCGGCGGGTTCCAGCGGCGGCAGTTCCGGCGCATCGACGTCGCGGTGCGCGACCACCGGCACCGTGGCGCCCGCCGCCAGCGCGGCGTCGTCATCGCGCGGCAACGGCGGCAGCGGCGAAGGCTTGCGCCGGCGCGACAGCAACCAGGCGCCGATGCCCAGCACCAGCAGGCTCACCCCGCCCCACAGCCACAGCGGGAAACCCGCATTGGCCGGCGCCGGCGCGGCGGCGGCCGGCGCCGCCTGCCCGGACTGGGCCAGGCGCTTCTGCGCCGCGGCCAGGTCGCTGTCCTTCAGCGCGATCAGTTGCTGCTGCTGGGACTTGAGCTTTTCGAGCTGTTCCACCCGCGAGCGCAGTTCCTGGACCTCGGCATCGCGTGCCGCGAGGTCTTCGCGCGCCTGCTGCAATTGTTGGGCTGCCACCATGTCTCCTTCGTCGCCGGCACCGGTGCCGGACTTGGTTCCCGCCTCGCGGCGCGTCGCCGGCACTGCCGGCGCGATCTCCAGCCGTGCGCCGGCCGCGGCCGCCGCCGGCGCTGCGGCGGCCGGCTTGGCTGCGGCCTGTGCTGTCGCCGTGTCCTGCTGCGCCTGTGCGGGTTGCGGCACCGGCGCGCGCGCCTGACGCCATTGCGCCGCCTGCTCGCGCACCACCGCCTCGGCGGCGGCGGCATCCAGGCTGGCCAGATCCTCCTCGCGCGGGGTCCGCAACACCGCGCCCTGCTTGAGCAGGTTGAGGTTGCCGCGGATGAAGGCGTCGGGATTGGCGCGGAGCAGCGCGACCATGGTCTGGTCCAGCGAATGGCCGTTGCCGCGCGCGAGCTGCCCGGCGATCTGCGACAGGGTCTGCCCGGCGCGCACCGGCGCCAGCGCATCGCCGGGCACGGCCGCGGGGGCCGGCGCCGGACGCGGCGCGGCGGCCGGCCTGGCGTTCGGCGTCGCCGACGTGGCGGCGCCCGCCGGGGCTGGCGCCGCCGTGGAGGCATCGCGGGCGATGCGGTCGGACGGCTGCGCCGCGGCCGGTGCATCGATCGCCGGCGCGTCGATCGCCGCGGCGGTGTTGGGCGCGTCGATCAGCGCGGAGTATTCGCGGATCAGCCGGCCCTGGCCCCAATCGACCTCGATCAGGAAGCTCAGCGACGGCACCTCGACCGGCATGCGGCTGCTGACCTGGATCACCGCGCGGCCCTTGCGGGTCTGGGTGAAGCGGAACTGCAGATCGCTGACCAGGCCCTGCGGGCGCTCCAGCCCGACCCGCGCGAAGGTCGCCGGCGAGGCCAGCGCGACCCGCGCCCGCTCCAGTTCGCCCGGCTCGTTGGAGATTACCGGGATCTCGGCCAGGAACGGCTCGCCCGGCTTGGACAGCACGCGGATATCGCCCAGGCCCAGCGCCAGCGCGGCCTGGCTGCAGGCCAGCAACAGCAGCGCGGCGGCCGCGCGACTGACGTGGCGCAGCCCGCGCGCGGCGGGCACCGCATCGCCGCTGCGGCGACGGAACAAACGTGGTTGTAGGCGCATCCCGCCCCTGCCCCTTGGAGTCATGTACATCAATATATATGAAGCGGAGAGTGGGGATTTGGGATTGGGGATTCGTTGTGGGTGCAGCATTGGCAGGGAGTGCGCTTGCGCGGGGGTACGCGAGCGCCCCCTTTGCGGGATCAGGGACCGACAAGCCCTGCAGTGCCGCTCGTCCTGTAGGAGCGGCTTCAGCCGCGATGGCTTTACCGGGAACGCTCCGTCGCGGCCGAAGCCGCTCCTACGAGGGCGCCCGTCATCATCGCGTCCACATGCGCTAGCGCAGCCCCTCTTTGCAGCACAACACGGACGCCAGACACGACAACGGCCAGGGCATGCGCCACTGGCCGTTGTATGTCTGCCGGGACATCGCGCACTACGCAGCCCTGGAACAGCCGGCGCTGCGCCGCGCTTTGCGAATCCCCAATCCCGACTCCCGAATCACGCCTCCTGAGCGACCAGCTCGGCCAACTGCACCGCATTGAGCGCGGCACCCTTGCGGATGTTGTCGGCCACCACCCACAGGTTGAGGCCGCGCGGGTGCGAGAAGTCCTCGCGGATGCGGCCGACGAACACCGGATCCTTGCCGGAGGCGTGGGTCACCGGGGTCGGGTAGCCGCCGGCCTTGTGCTCGTCGACCACTTCCACCCCGGGCGCCTGACCCAACAGCGCGCGCGCCTGCTCGACGGTGATCTTGCGCTTGGTCTCGATGTTGACCGCCTCCGAATGGCCGAAGAACACCGGCACGCGCACCGCGGTGGGATTCACCAGAATGCTGCTGTCCTCGAGGATCTTCTGCGTCTCCCACACCAGCTTCATCTCTTCCTTGGTGTAACCGTTGGGCTGGAAGTCGTCGATGTGCGGGATCAGGTTGAAGGCGATCTGCGCCTGGAACTTCTGCGGCTCGATGTCCTGGAACGCCAGCAGTTGTGCGGTCTGCTTGCCCAGTTCCTCCATGCCCGAGCGGCCGGCGCCGGACACCGACTGGTAGGTGGCCACGTTGATGCGCTCGATGCCGTATTCCTTGTGGATCGGCGCCAGCACCGGCATCAACTGCATGGTCGAGCAGTTGGGGTTGGCGACGATGCCGCGCGGGCGGTTCTTCAGCGCGTGCGGATTGACTTCCGACACCACCAGCGGCACGTCGTCGTCGTAGCGGAAGGTCGAGGAGTTGTCGATCACCACCGCGCCGGCCGCCGCGAACTTCGGCGCGTATTCCTTGGAAATGCCGCCACCGGCGGAGAACAGCGCGATGTCCACGCCGGTCGGGTCGAAGGTGGCCAGGTCGAGCACGGTGACCTTGTGGCCGTTGAACTCGACCTGGCCGCCGGCCGAGCGCTCGGAGGCCAGCGGGTACAGCGTGGCGATGGGGAAGCCGCGCTCGGCGAGGATGCTCAGCATGGTTTCGCCGACGGCACCGGTGGCGCCGACGACGGCGACGTTGAAACGACGGGTTGCATTGCTCATGGAAGGATTCGATCCGCAGGAAGAAAAAAGGGGAGGAACAGCCGCACTGCCGCTTGGATTCGGGGAACCTGCCGTGCGCGCCGCGCACAGGGCCGCAGGCTCCCTATCGTTTTTTGTCCGCGATCGCCCGCGCGCCGCCCGCCGCGGCGATCGCGTCCAGGTTCAGCGCATTGGGCGGGCGCCCGGCATCGGCGCCGATGCCCAGCGCGGCCAGCAGGTTGTCCACCGCCAATGACACCATCGCGCGGCGCGTGGCCACGCTGGCGCTGCCGATGTGCGGGGTCAGCACCACGTTGCGCAGCGCCAGCAGTTCCGGACGGATCGCCGGCTCGCCTTCGAATACGTCCAGCCCGGCCGCGGCCAGGCGCCCGTTGGACAGCGCGTCGGCCAGGGCGATCTCGTCGACCAGGCCGCCGCGGGCGATGTTCACCAGCGTCGCGGTCGGCTGCATCTTCGCCAGCGCGGCGGCATCGATGAGGTGGTGCGATTGCGCGCTGTACGGCAGCACCAGCAGCAGGTGGTCGGCGCGCGCCAGCAGTTCGTCGAAACCGACGTACTCGGCGCGATGCGCATGCTCAACGTCGGCCGGCAGACGGCTGCGGTTGTGGTACAGCACGCGCATCGAGAAGCCGGCGGCGCGGCGCGCGATGGCCTGGCCGATGCGGCCCATGCCGAGGATGCCGAGGGTGCTGCCGTGGACATCGGCGCCGAGCATCGTCTGGAACGACCACTGCTGCCACTGCCCCGCGCGCAGCCAGCGCTCGGCCTCGCCGACGCGCCGCGCGGCGGCCATCAGCAAGGCGAAACCGAGATCGGCGGTGGTCTCGGTGAGCACGTCGGGGGTGTTGGTGGCGACGATGCCGGCCGCACTGAGCGCGTCCAGGTCCAGATTGTTGTAGCCGACCCCGACGTTGGCGATGGCGCGCAGCCACGGCGCGCCGGCGATCTCGGCGGCGCCGATGCGTTCGTTGAGGGTGACCAGGGCGCCGTCCAGCGGCGCCAGCGCCTTCGCCAGGTCCTGCGGCGAATAGCGGGTCACGTCCGCGGTGGTGGTCAGCGCGCAATGCGCGCCCAGCCGTGCGACGACGTCGTCGAACAGCGGTTGGCTGACCCAC includes:
- the glmM gene encoding phosphoglucosamine mutase — encoded protein: MSQRKYFGTDGIRGRVGQGAISADFVMRLGNALGRVLVAGGTARPTVVIGKDTRISGYMFESALEAGLVAAGANVQLLGPMPTPAVAFLTLTLGADAGIVISASHNPHYDNGIKFFSAHGEKLDDATEQAIEAALDAPFATVESERLGKAMRAREAIGRYIEFCKASVPRGFDLRGLKLVLDCAHGATYHIAPLLFRELGAEVIAIGAAPDGLNINAGVGSMHIDNLAANVRDHGAHLGIAFDGDGDRVLMADDQGNPVDGDGLLYVLACGWQASGRLHGPVVGTLMTNYGLERALAALQVPFLRAKVGDRHVHQALVEQGGVLGGEASGHMLCLDRATTGDAIVSALQVLEVLKRSRQTLRQALAGLQRVPQQTVNVRLQPGVRPLEADTVKAALAAAQAAVQGRGRAFLRASGTEPVVRVTVEADDAALMRQTLDALAEAVRDAA
- the accD gene encoding acetyl-CoA carboxylase, carboxyltransferase subunit beta, with translation MSWLSKLMPSGIRTDNTPSKKRSVPEGLWEKCPNCSAVLYRPELEENLEVCPKCGHHMAIRARARLAALFDADTAPTEIGARLGPTDALKFKDQKKYGERIKASQKSTGEYDALVAMQGLLKGQPLVAASFDFAFMGGSMGSVVGERFALAAETALKIGAPFVCFSASGGARMQEGLFSLMQMAKTSAALGRLREAGLPYVSVLTHPTTGGVSASFAMLGDINIAEPYALIGFAGPRVIEQTVRETLPEGFQRSEFLLEHGAIDQICDRRELRDRLSELLALMMRQPTPAKTEALA
- the trpA gene encoding tryptophan synthase subunit alpha, whose product is MKRIADTFARLDSRRRKALIPFLTAGDPSLDATVPAMHALVEAGADVIELGVPFSDPMADGPTIQRSSERALARGAGLRYVLETVSAFRRDDATTPVVLMGYLNPVEIHGTARFAEEAVAAGVDGVLLVDLPPEESAETLAIFAETGLDLIVLASPTTSDARIDLLCDAARGYLYYVSFAGVTGADRLDTRAAGDRLRQLRARCAVPVVAGFGIKDAASAKAMAVDADGVVVGSALVAALAEATSPQAARDAALAFLTPLRQALDAG
- the trpB gene encoding tryptophan synthase subunit beta; the encoded protein is MSSVPVSDFHAYPDAAGHFGRYGGRFVAETLIGPLQELAAAYDAARQDPAFIAAYDKDLIHYVGRPSPIYHAERLSREVGGAQILLKREDLNHTGAHKINNTIGQALLASRMGKTRIIAETGAGQHGVASATVAARLGLECVVYMGATDIERQKINVYRMKLLGATVVPVHSGSATLKDALNEAMRDWVTNVQDTFYIIGTVAGPDPYPRMVRDFNAIVGREAREQMLRDYGRLPDAISACVGGGSNAIGLFHAFLNDASVKIYGAEAAGDGIGSGRHAASIAAGRPGVLHGNRTYVICDDDGQIVETHSVSAGLDYPGVGPEHAFLADSGRAIYQGITDDEALAAFHLLAHTEGILAALESSHAVAQSIKLARELPKDALVLCNLSGRGDKDVHTIAAREGLTL
- a CDS encoding LysR family transcriptional regulator, which codes for MTSTRRLPSLNAMRAFEAAARLRSVGAAAAELHVTHGAVSRQVRLLEQELGLPLLQRDGRGIRPTAAGTRLCDAAGAAFAQLHEAVAELRRPARPAALVLGCPGSILARWMIPRLQALQRDLPTLTLHLSAHEGDFAADLDGLDAALLLGQAPWPADWQVRVLAPERIGPVLSPTLPQAPALATAAPAALQELPLLHTVSRPQAWPAWAEAQGLAPAQLRYGTGFEHLYYLLEAALAGIGVAIAPQPLVADDLANGRLLAPWGFVETGGQWALCTRRDVQDRRVDALAQWLTQELQR
- a CDS encoding phosphoribosylanthranilate isomerase; the protein is MNRTLYRTRIKFCGMTRAGDIRLAGELGVDSIGFVFAHGSPRRVAPAEARAMRQAAAPMVDVVALFRDNPKDEVREVLRTVRPTLLQFHGDEDDGFCRSFNLPYLKAIPMGGGEINARTLQLQFPNAAGFLFDSHAPGESGGSGKTFDWSRLPTGLHRPFLLAGGITGDNVFDAIIGTLPWGVDVSSGIESQPGIKDGHKMRKFVEEVRRADCHELNTNC
- the truA gene encoding tRNA pseudouridine(38-40) synthase TruA; this translates as MRYALGVEYDGSEFQGWQQLGESGGPSVQATLQAALSSVADAPVSVVCAGRTDAGVHGECQVVHFDCAAPRPARGWMLGATARLPPSVCVRWCVPVADDFHARFSARARRYRYRLLNRQVRPALYRQTLSWERRPLQAEAMHAAAQALLGEQDFSAFRSVQCQALHARRELQSIAVSRSGELVEIQVQANAFLHHMVRNIVGSLVMVGTGEKPASWIGELLAGRDRRVAGPTAPPQGLVFVGPLYPAHWTLPDEVTL
- a CDS encoding FimV/HubP family polar landmark protein, whose amino-acid sequence is MFRRRSGDAVPAARGLRHVSRAAAALLLLACSQAALALGLGDIRVLSKPGEPFLAEIPVISNEPGELERARVALASPATFARVGLERPQGLVSDLQFRFTQTRKGRAVIQVSSRMPVEVPSLSFLIEVDWGQGRLIREYSALIDAPNTAAAIDAPAIDAPAAAQPSDRIARDASTAAPAPAGAATSATPNARPAAAPRPAPAPAAVPGDALAPVRAGQTLSQIAGQLARGNGHSLDQTMVALLRANPDAFIRGNLNLLKQGAVLRTPREEDLASLDAAAAEAVVREQAAQWRQARAPVPQPAQAQQDTATAQAAAKPAAAAPAAAAAGARLEIAPAVPATRREAGTKSGTGAGDEGDMVAAQQLQQAREDLAARDAEVQELRSRVEQLEKLKSQQQQLIALKDSDLAAAQKRLAQSGQAAPAAAAPAPANAGFPLWLWGGVSLLVLGIGAWLLSRRRKPSPLPPLPRDDDAALAAGATVPVVAHRDVDAPELPPLEPAEPLAEDATAARDEEALAEWERPDHADHAADDHADHADHHVALDDDAFERVLAQQSVRHAPADAPLSAGNDEVHSIDTADARPEPAPAAESAAEAAWPQPSPLSAVPNVDAHVDTDAGAGRQEPTWHQPVVPAPAPAAPAAAEASSPYPPAGRERLELAVAYMDLGDNETARTLLTEVAASGDPAARAEALQLLGRLD
- a CDS encoding aspartate-semialdehyde dehydrogenase, which gives rise to MSNATRRFNVAVVGATGAVGETMLSILAERGFPIATLYPLASERSAGGQVEFNGHKVTVLDLATFDPTGVDIALFSAGGGISKEYAPKFAAAGAVVIDNSSTFRYDDDVPLVVSEVNPHALKNRPRGIVANPNCSTMQLMPVLAPIHKEYGIERINVATYQSVSGAGRSGMEELGKQTAQLLAFQDIEPQKFQAQIAFNLIPHIDDFQPNGYTKEEMKLVWETQKILEDSSILVNPTAVRVPVFFGHSEAVNIETKRKITVEQARALLGQAPGVEVVDEHKAGGYPTPVTHASGKDPVFVGRIREDFSHPRGLNLWVVADNIRKGAALNAVQLAELVAQEA
- a CDS encoding D-glycerate dehydrogenase, with amino-acid sequence MAESRPRVWVSQPLFDDVVARLGAHCALTTTADVTRYSPQDLAKALAPLDGALVTLNERIGAAEIAGAPWLRAIANVGVGYNNLDLDALSAAGIVATNTPDVLTETTADLGFALLMAAARRVGEAERWLRAGQWQQWSFQTMLGADVHGSTLGILGMGRIGQAIARRAAGFSMRVLYHNRSRLPADVEHAHRAEYVGFDELLARADHLLLVLPYSAQSHHLIDAAALAKMQPTATLVNIARGGLVDEIALADALSNGRLAAAGLDVFEGEPAIRPELLALRNVVLTPHIGSASVATRRAMVSLAVDNLLAALGIGADAGRPPNALNLDAIAAAGGARAIADKKR